The following proteins are co-located in the Rippkaea orientalis PCC 8801 genome:
- a CDS encoding alpha/beta fold hydrolase: MSTSTLLSSHSLEALTWTWQGHRINYTVKGTGQPILLIHGFGASIGHWRKNIPILAENGYRVYALDLLGFGGSAKPPLEYTLELWCEQIKDFWQVHVDQPAVFVGNSIGGLLSLMMMATYPEITKGGILINCAGGLNHRPDELNLPLRLIMGAFAKLVNSPVTGKFIFNSIRQKHRIRSTLYQVYRDRNAVTDELIDILYQPSCDAGAQQVFASVLTAPPGPSPNDLLPQVQHPLLVLWGTDDPWTPITGAKIYQERANQGQNTQFYPINKAGHCPHDETPTQVNQLILNWLNILEA, encoded by the coding sequence ATGAGTACATCAACCCTACTCTCTTCTCATTCCCTAGAGGCATTGACCTGGACTTGGCAAGGACATCGCATTAACTACACCGTTAAAGGAACGGGACAGCCTATCCTCCTAATTCATGGCTTTGGCGCATCTATTGGTCATTGGCGCAAAAATATCCCTATTCTGGCAGAAAATGGCTATCGGGTTTATGCCCTAGATTTATTAGGCTTTGGTGGGTCTGCTAAACCGCCCCTAGAGTACACTTTAGAACTGTGGTGCGAACAAATCAAGGACTTTTGGCAAGTCCATGTTGATCAACCTGCTGTTTTTGTGGGTAATTCTATCGGAGGGTTACTCAGTTTAATGATGATGGCAACCTATCCTGAGATCACCAAAGGAGGGATTTTAATTAACTGTGCTGGCGGCTTAAATCATCGTCCTGATGAGTTAAATTTGCCATTACGGTTGATTATGGGGGCTTTTGCTAAATTGGTTAACTCTCCTGTCACAGGTAAGTTCATTTTTAATAGTATTCGTCAAAAACACCGTATTCGCAGCACACTGTACCAAGTTTACCGCGATCGCAATGCCGTCACCGATGAATTAATCGATATTCTCTATCAACCCTCGTGCGATGCCGGAGCTCAACAGGTATTCGCCTCCGTACTAACTGCACCCCCCGGCCCCAGTCCCAACGACTTATTACCCCAGGTACAACACCCCTTATTAGTATTATGGGGAACCGATGATCCCTGGACTCCCATTACAGGGGCAAAAATTTATCAAGAACGAGCCAATCAAGGTCAGAATACCCAATTTTACCCCATTAATAAGGCTGGTCATTGTCCCCACGACGAAACCCCGACTCAAGTTAATCAATTAATCTTAAATTGGCTGAACATCTTGGAAGCTTAG
- a CDS encoding MBL fold metallo-hydrolase, whose translation MASLGDRFYIKFWGVRGSIPCPGTETVRYGGNTSCVEMQVGKERLIFDGGTGLRVLGESMLSESPVTAHLFFTHSHWDHIQGFPFFSPAFVPNNTFYIYGLPAPNGATIQQRLHDQMLHPNFPVPLQIMQGDLQFYNLEAGEIVNIGEVTVETGRLNHPGEALGYRVSFGGRSAVYVTDTEHFPDRLDENVLKLARQADVLIIDATYTDEEYYNPESSKVGWGHSTWQEGVKIAQAADVKQLVLFHHDPSHNDTYLDQIKQEAIAVFPNTLLAREGLMIKVPIAD comes from the coding sequence ATGGCTAGTTTAGGCGATCGCTTCTATATCAAATTCTGGGGGGTGAGAGGAAGTATCCCCTGTCCAGGGACGGAAACTGTCCGCTATGGGGGAAATACTTCTTGTGTAGAAATGCAGGTAGGCAAGGAACGGCTAATTTTTGACGGGGGGACGGGGTTACGGGTATTAGGGGAGTCGATGTTATCAGAGAGTCCTGTAACTGCCCATTTGTTCTTTACCCATTCCCATTGGGATCATATTCAGGGGTTTCCTTTTTTTAGCCCTGCTTTTGTTCCTAATAATACCTTTTATATTTATGGTTTACCTGCTCCCAATGGGGCTACTATTCAGCAGCGTCTTCATGATCAAATGCTCCATCCTAACTTTCCGGTTCCTCTGCAAATTATGCAAGGCGATCTGCAATTTTATAATCTTGAAGCGGGAGAAATTGTCAATATTGGGGAAGTAACAGTAGAAACGGGACGATTAAACCATCCGGGGGAAGCGTTGGGCTATCGCGTTAGTTTTGGTGGGCGATCGGCTGTTTATGTTACTGATACCGAACATTTTCCCGATCGCCTCGATGAAAATGTTCTTAAATTAGCCCGACAAGCGGATGTTTTAATTATTGATGCTACCTATACCGATGAGGAATATTATAATCCTGAGTCGAGTAAGGTGGGTTGGGGTCATTCAACTTGGCAAGAAGGGGTTAAAATTGCTCAAGCAGCCGATGTCAAACAATTGGTTCTTTTTCACCATGATCCCTCCCATAATGATACTTATTTAGATCAGATTAAACAAGAAGCGATCGCGGTTTTTCCTAATACTTTATTGGCAAGAGAAGGGCTGATGATTAAAGTCCCTATTGCTGATTGA
- a CDS encoding peptidase has protein sequence MLKILNQWQRFWWKHQKCFLIVGLILITTIFVASSKPLIAQEDDLDKYLPPLQPHPLPPTLVEWQDSSRVGDYFEQISQSPAGYLVWSRFPITVYCDRPTDVNDPSASNRRFVEWTAAVTEAIRQWQVYLPIAEVKTPKLADIVIERSDPPLDTSFDPKTGQLNIPRARSAQTRYDFYFTQENPPILSHRMTIKISPRLSQLSILSAARHELGHGLGIWGHSDQETDVLYFSQVRNPPSISPRDINTLKKIYEQPTRLGWPLLREIPP, from the coding sequence ATGTTGAAAATCCTCAATCAATGGCAGCGTTTCTGGTGGAAACATCAGAAATGCTTTTTAATAGTAGGATTGATCCTTATTACCACTATCTTCGTCGCTTCTAGCAAGCCATTAATTGCCCAAGAGGATGACTTAGACAAGTATCTACCCCCGTTACAACCCCATCCGTTACCCCCTACTTTAGTAGAATGGCAAGATTCATCGCGCGTTGGGGACTATTTTGAGCAAATTAGTCAAAGTCCAGCAGGGTACTTAGTTTGGTCAAGATTTCCGATTACCGTCTATTGCGATCGCCCCACCGATGTCAATGATCCCTCTGCAAGTAACCGCCGTTTTGTGGAGTGGACAGCAGCAGTCACCGAAGCCATTAGGCAATGGCAGGTGTATTTGCCCATAGCTGAAGTAAAAACCCCGAAATTAGCGGATATTGTCATTGAAAGAAGCGATCCTCCCCTGGATACCAGTTTTGACCCGAAAACCGGACAGTTGAATATTCCTAGGGCGCGATCAGCTCAAACTCGCTATGATTTCTACTTTACCCAAGAAAATCCGCCGATTTTGTCCCATCGCATGACTATCAAAATTAGTCCCCGTTTGAGTCAATTATCGATTTTATCGGCCGCGCGTCATGAATTGGGACACGGGTTAGGCATTTGGGGACACAGCGATCAGGAAACAGATGTACTATATTTTTCTCAAGTTCGCAATCCCCCATCAATTTCCCCTAGAGATATTAACACTTTAAAGAAGATTTATGAGCAACCGACTCGCTTAGGATGGCCGTTATTAAGAGAAATTCCCCCTTAA
- a CDS encoding SulP family inorganic anion transporter, which yields MNSSRDDHHNHRLRQYIPILEWLPKYQLSWLKADLIAGLTSWAVMVPEAMAYGGIAGVPPLIGLYTVPLPLFVYALLGTSRTMVIGPDSATALISSVIIGGLAARGSHEYLTLTATLAMIVGLLFLGFGLLKMGWVANFIPIPVMQGFIQGLVWVTIIGQVPTIWGITGISGNFWQKLVKILHQLPQAHLTTSIMGLSSLALLLILKKFFPKIPGALVGIILSSLIVTILGLRENTLELVGEITTGLPSLTIPSVSFDQLQNLVPGGLAIVLLGYSQSLGAAKTAGEKIGGDIDPNQELISHGTANLGSALSSGFIVVGSLSKTSVAIEAGAKTQVSSLINGVLVILTLLFLMPLFHNLPHATLAAIVIEAMLGLANFSYLKNLRHLSPVEFMVSMVAFFGVLFLGVLQGISLGIILSLMLLIQRVSHPGTAVLGKLPNEEMYRDILRHPEAITIPGLLIFRISSDLIFPNANYFASQLKKAIKQSNSSVKQVLIDGESINFIDTTALEMLTKLNRELQQQGIIVSFARVRDYIRDRMRRSGLEQEIRTIYFYERISDGVKTFIEGENP from the coding sequence TTGAACTCATCTAGGGATGATCACCACAATCATCGGCTTAGGCAATATATTCCCATCTTGGAATGGTTGCCTAAGTATCAATTGTCGTGGCTAAAAGCCGATCTGATCGCCGGGTTAACCAGTTGGGCAGTCATGGTACCTGAAGCGATGGCTTATGGGGGAATTGCTGGAGTTCCGCCTTTAATTGGATTATACACCGTTCCCCTTCCCCTTTTCGTCTATGCCCTATTAGGAACCTCTCGGACGATGGTCATTGGTCCAGACTCCGCTACAGCCCTAATTTCTAGCGTTATCATTGGTGGATTAGCTGCCCGTGGTTCCCATGAGTATTTAACCTTAACCGCCACTCTAGCGATGATCGTTGGTCTTTTGTTTTTAGGGTTTGGGTTACTGAAAATGGGTTGGGTAGCCAACTTTATCCCGATTCCCGTCATGCAAGGGTTTATTCAAGGGCTGGTATGGGTGACAATTATCGGTCAAGTGCCTACAATTTGGGGTATTACAGGGATTTCAGGAAACTTTTGGCAAAAATTAGTCAAAATTCTTCATCAACTGCCTCAAGCCCATTTAACAACGAGCATTATGGGTTTAAGCAGTCTTGCGCTATTATTAATCCTCAAGAAATTTTTCCCTAAGATACCAGGGGCATTAGTCGGAATTATTCTTTCAAGTCTGATCGTCACAATCCTAGGGTTAAGGGAAAATACCCTAGAATTAGTCGGAGAAATTACCACGGGTTTACCTTCGTTGACAATTCCTTCGGTATCGTTTGATCAACTGCAAAACCTGGTCCCTGGAGGATTAGCGATCGTCTTATTGGGTTATTCTCAATCTTTAGGGGCTGCTAAAACCGCCGGCGAAAAAATAGGAGGAGACATCGATCCCAACCAAGAATTAATCAGCCATGGGACAGCTAATTTAGGATCAGCCCTCAGTTCTGGGTTTATTGTTGTAGGGAGTTTGTCTAAAACCTCTGTGGCGATCGAAGCAGGGGCAAAAACACAGGTATCCTCGTTGATTAATGGGGTATTAGTGATTTTAACCTTACTGTTTTTAATGCCTCTGTTTCACAATCTTCCCCATGCTACCTTAGCAGCTATTGTTATTGAAGCGATGCTAGGATTAGCCAATTTTAGCTATCTTAAAAACCTGCGCCATCTTAGCCCTGTCGAGTTTATGGTGTCGATGGTTGCCTTTTTTGGAGTTCTCTTTTTAGGGGTTTTACAGGGAATTAGTTTAGGCATTATTTTATCCTTAATGTTGTTAATTCAACGGGTTAGTCATCCTGGGACAGCAGTTTTAGGTAAGCTTCCCAATGAGGAAATGTATCGTGATATTTTACGTCATCCTGAAGCAATTACGATTCCTGGTTTGTTGATTTTTCGCATTAGTAGTGATTTAATTTTTCCCAATGCCAATTATTTTGCAAGTCAGTTGAAAAAAGCAATTAAACAGTCTAATAGTTCCGTTAAACAAGTATTAATTGATGGAGAAAGTATCAATTTTATTGACACAACTGCTTTAGAAATGTTAACCAAATTAAATCGAGAATTACAGCAACAAGGGATTATCGTTTCTTTTGCTAGGGTTAGAGATTATATCCGCGATCGCATGAGGCGATCGGGACTCGAACAAGAAATCAGAACAATCTATTTTTATGAAAGAATTAGCGATGGAGTAAAAACTTTTATTGAAGGAGAAAACCCTTAA
- a CDS encoding 2-hydroxyacid dehydrogenase: MKVAVFSAEAYDRQFLNAANANADHELVYFETLLEPKTASLAHGFPAVCVFVNDNLDPETLKILADQGTKLVALRCTGFNNVDVTAAAQLGIKVVRVSVYSPYSVAEFAIGMILVLNRKFHKAYNRVRDDNFSLNGLMGFDLHGCTVGVIGTGKIGLIFAEIMHGFGCHLLGYDLYPNPHFETMANAHYVDLSDLFTNSDIISLHCPLTPENHYLINTETIAQMKPGVMLINTSRGKLIDTKAAIEGIKSRQIGSLGIDVYEEEDNLFFRDLSDTIIQDDTFQLLQSFPNVVITAHQAFLTRNAISQIASTTIESITDFQQGNALKNEIHPPEKGK; encoded by the coding sequence ATGAAAGTAGCTGTTTTTAGTGCCGAAGCCTACGATCGCCAATTTCTCAATGCTGCCAATGCTAACGCCGACCATGAGTTAGTTTACTTTGAAACCCTCCTCGAACCTAAAACCGCCTCCCTTGCCCATGGATTTCCGGCAGTTTGCGTCTTTGTTAACGACAATTTAGACCCAGAGACTCTCAAAATCCTAGCAGACCAAGGAACAAAATTAGTGGCTCTGCGTTGTACGGGGTTTAATAACGTAGATGTGACAGCCGCAGCCCAATTAGGCATCAAAGTCGTTCGGGTTAGCGTTTATTCCCCCTATTCTGTCGCTGAATTTGCTATAGGGATGATCCTCGTTCTTAACCGAAAATTCCATAAAGCCTATAATCGTGTTCGGGATGATAATTTTTCCCTGAATGGGTTGATGGGATTTGATCTCCATGGTTGCACAGTCGGGGTCATTGGAACTGGCAAAATAGGTCTAATTTTTGCTGAAATTATGCACGGGTTTGGCTGTCATTTGTTGGGTTATGATTTATATCCTAATCCTCACTTTGAAACCATGGCAAATGCCCATTATGTAGACTTATCAGACTTATTTACTAACTCCGATATTATTTCTCTCCACTGTCCCCTGACTCCCGAAAACCACTATTTAATTAATACAGAAACCATTGCTCAAATGAAACCAGGAGTCATGTTAATTAATACCAGTCGCGGGAAGTTAATTGATACCAAAGCCGCTATTGAAGGCATAAAATCCCGTCAAATTGGTTCTCTGGGTATTGATGTTTATGAGGAGGAAGATAATCTATTTTTTAGAGATTTATCCGATACCATTATCCAAGACGATACCTTTCAATTACTGCAATCTTTCCCGAATGTTGTGATTACTGCTCACCAAGCTTTTTTAACCCGTAATGCTATTTCTCAGATTGCTAGTACAACCATCGAAAGTATTACCGATTTTCAGCAAGGAAATGCCTTGAAAAATGAGATACATCCCCCAGAAAAAGGAAAATAG
- the secG gene encoding preprotein translocase subunit SecG: MTIIQLIRIIWAISASLLVIFVLLHSPKGDGIGGIGGQAQLFTSAKTAEKTLNQITWVLSTIFVTLTIVLSAGWLNPPQ, translated from the coding sequence ATGACCATAATACAACTTATTCGCATTATCTGGGCTATTTCTGCTAGTTTATTGGTGATTTTCGTCCTCTTACACAGTCCCAAAGGCGACGGCATCGGAGGAATTGGTGGCCAAGCACAATTATTTACCAGTGCAAAAACCGCCGAAAAAACGCTAAATCAGATTACTTGGGTTCTTAGCACCATTTTTGTCACTCTGACCATTGTTTTGAGTGCTGGATGGTTAAATCCTCCCCAATAG
- a CDS encoding HypC/HybG/HupF family hydrogenase formation chaperone, whose amino-acid sequence MCLAVPGQVISITDDQSLMRRGKVSFGGVIKEVSLAYVPDVQVGNYVIVHVGFALSILDEEAAQKSLAEFKEMEAILQETLKM is encoded by the coding sequence ATGTGTTTAGCCGTTCCAGGTCAAGTCATTAGTATTACTGATGATCAATCTTTAATGAGAAGAGGAAAAGTTAGTTTTGGCGGAGTGATTAAAGAAGTCAGTTTAGCTTATGTTCCTGATGTTCAAGTCGGCAATTATGTGATTGTTCACGTTGGCTTTGCTTTGAGTATTTTAGATGAAGAAGCAGCCCAGAAAAGCTTAGCAGAATTTAAAGAAATGGAAGCTATTTTACAAGAAACTCTTAAAATGTAA
- the gnd gene encoding decarboxylating NADP(+)-dependent phosphogluconate dehydrogenase has product MTKRTFAVIGLAVMGENLALNVESRGFPIAVYNRSREKTDKFMSTRAVGKDIKPAYSLEELVQILERPRKLLVMVQAGKPVDAVIQQLKPLLEEGDMIIDGGNSLYEDTERRTQELEATGLGFVGMGVSGGEEGALKGPSLMPGGTETAYRELEPILVKIAAQVDDGPCVTFVGRGGAGHYVKMVHNGIEYGDMQLIAEAYDIMRNGLGLSNEELHEVFKEWNTTDELNSFLIEITADIFKYKDPETGNHLVDYILDSAGQKGTGRWTVMTSLELGVPIPTMYAAVNARVMSSYKDERVAASKELTGPTGKFEGDAKAFVNKVRDALYCSKMCSYAQGMALIAKASQEYNYGVSLPECARIWKGGCIIRAGFLDKIKKAFVDNPTLPNLLLAPEFKQSILDRQDAWRDVLILANQLGIAVPAFSSSLDYFDSYRRASLPQNLTQAQRDYFGAHTYERIDKPRGEFTHTEWAAQ; this is encoded by the coding sequence ATGACGAAACGTACCTTTGCTGTGATCGGCCTAGCCGTGATGGGAGAAAACCTGGCCTTGAACGTGGAAAGTCGGGGTTTTCCCATTGCTGTGTACAACCGCAGCCGCGAGAAAACAGATAAATTTATGAGCACCCGGGCTGTTGGCAAAGACATCAAACCGGCCTATTCCCTCGAAGAATTGGTGCAAATTCTCGAACGTCCCCGTAAACTGCTGGTGATGGTACAAGCTGGAAAACCCGTCGATGCAGTGATTCAACAGCTAAAACCCCTCCTCGAAGAAGGCGATATGATCATCGATGGAGGTAACTCTCTCTACGAAGATACGGAACGCCGCACCCAAGAACTCGAAGCGACCGGACTTGGTTTTGTGGGAATGGGGGTCAGTGGAGGCGAAGAAGGTGCTCTCAAAGGTCCGAGTTTGATGCCTGGAGGCACTGAAACCGCTTACAGAGAACTCGAACCCATTTTAGTTAAAATCGCTGCCCAAGTCGATGATGGACCCTGTGTTACCTTTGTGGGACGCGGAGGAGCCGGTCACTACGTCAAAATGGTGCACAATGGCATTGAATACGGCGATATGCAATTAATTGCTGAAGCCTATGACATCATGAGAAATGGTCTAGGGTTAAGCAACGAAGAGTTACACGAAGTTTTCAAGGAATGGAACACGACTGATGAGCTTAATTCCTTCTTAATTGAAATTACCGCCGATATCTTTAAATATAAAGACCCCGAAACCGGAAACCACCTGGTAGACTACATTCTTGACTCTGCTGGACAAAAAGGAACCGGACGCTGGACGGTGATGACTTCCTTGGAATTAGGGGTTCCCATTCCCACCATGTACGCTGCGGTTAATGCGCGGGTGATGTCTTCCTATAAGGATGAACGAGTTGCTGCTTCTAAAGAATTAACCGGACCTACAGGTAAATTTGAAGGCGATGCCAAGGCATTTGTTAATAAAGTCCGCGATGCTTTGTATTGTTCTAAAATGTGTTCCTATGCTCAAGGAATGGCCCTGATAGCTAAGGCTTCCCAAGAGTATAATTATGGAGTAAGTCTACCTGAGTGTGCTCGTATTTGGAAGGGTGGCTGTATTATTCGGGCAGGGTTCTTAGACAAAATTAAAAAGGCTTTTGTCGATAATCCCACCTTACCGAATTTGTTGTTAGCTCCTGAGTTTAAACAAAGTATCTTAGATCGTCAAGATGCTTGGCGTGATGTCTTAATTTTAGCTAATCAATTAGGTATTGCTGTTCCAGCATTTAGTTCATCTTTAGACTATTTTGACAGCTATCGTCGCGCTAGTTTACCGCAAAATCTCACCCAAGCACAACGGGATTATTTCGGAGCCCATACCTACGAACGTATCGATAAACCTAGAGGGGAATTTACCCACACAGAATGGGCTGCTCAATAG
- the acsF gene encoding magnesium-protoporphyrin IX monomethyl ester (oxidative) cyclase: MVNTLQKPEFEELRPGIKVPSQETLLTPRFYTTDFDEMAKMDISVNEEELQAILEEFRTDYNRHHFIRDEEFTQSWDHIDGDTRRLFVEFLERSCTAEFSGFLLYKELGRRLKDKSPVLAECFTLMSRDEARHAGFLNKAMSDFNLSLDLGFLTKSRKYTFFKPKFIFYATYLSEKIGYWRYITIYRHLEQHPEDRIYPIFRFFENWCQDENRHGDFFDAIMKANPDILNDWKARLWCRFFLLSVFATMYLNDIQRADFYASIGLNARDYDKYVIEKTNETAGRVFPVILDIDHPEFYDRLEICVKNNEKLREIDASNSPQPIKFLQKLPVYASNGWHMVKLYLINPIRVDHLAGVAR; encoded by the coding sequence ATGGTCAATACCCTTCAAAAACCTGAATTTGAGGAACTGCGCCCAGGAATTAAGGTTCCTTCCCAAGAAACTCTCCTCACCCCTCGCTTTTACACTACCGATTTTGACGAGATGGCCAAGATGGATATCTCGGTCAACGAAGAGGAATTACAGGCTATCCTGGAAGAGTTTCGTACGGATTACAACCGTCATCATTTCATCCGGGATGAAGAGTTTACCCAATCATGGGATCACATCGATGGAGACACCCGTCGCTTATTCGTAGAATTTTTAGAACGTTCCTGTACCGCAGAATTTTCTGGTTTCCTTCTCTACAAGGAATTAGGACGACGTTTAAAGGATAAAAGTCCTGTATTGGCTGAATGTTTTACCCTGATGTCCCGTGATGAGGCCCGTCATGCGGGGTTCCTCAACAAGGCGATGTCAGATTTTAATCTTTCCCTAGACCTAGGCTTTTTAACCAAGAGTCGTAAATATACCTTCTTTAAGCCTAAATTTATCTTCTACGCGACTTATTTATCTGAGAAGATTGGCTACTGGCGTTATATCACCATTTATCGCCATTTAGAACAACATCCTGAAGACAGAATTTATCCCATTTTCCGCTTCTTTGAAAACTGGTGTCAGGATGAAAACCGTCATGGAGACTTCTTTGATGCCATCATGAAGGCTAACCCTGATATTCTCAACGACTGGAAAGCCCGTTTATGGTGCCGTTTCTTCTTGCTGTCGGTCTTTGCTACCATGTACCTCAATGATATCCAACGGGCTGATTTTTATGCCTCTATTGGCTTAAATGCGCGGGACTACGATAAATACGTCATTGAGAAAACCAACGAAACAGCCGGACGAGTTTTCCCAGTGATCTTAGATATCGATCATCCTGAATTTTATGATCGTTTAGAAATTTGCGTGAAAAATAACGAAAAATTGCGGGAAATCGATGCTTCTAACAGTCCTCAACCCATCAAGTTCCTACAGAAGTTACCCGTCTATGCTTCTAATGGTTGGCACATGGTGAAATTATACTTAATTAACCCCATTCGGGTTGACCATTTAGCCGGGGTTGCCCGTTAA
- the pyk gene encoding pyruvate kinase, which produces MKPLNFRTKIVATIGPASNTPEVLRQMLLAGVNVARLNFSHGSYEDHAQMVKLLRSLSEELDLPLTILQDLQGPKIRVGKLPPDGLNLIEGQSLTLVPLAAWKNQANTVGIDYPYVAEEAQPGTQVLLDDGLLELTVEQVKGNEVICQVVEGGILKSNKGVNLPTLNLRLPSMTEKDKKDLEFGLSQGVDIISLSFVRKPEDIQELKEFIAQRSAKVPVLAKIEKPQAVDNIEAIIDECDAIMVARGDLGVEMRPEKVPGIQKRIIKLCNQKGIPVITATQMLDSMIRNPRPTRAEASDVANAIIDGTDAVMLSGESAIGDYPVQAVQMLANIAKDIEPGLNFANYPPRRQNKAHAIAEALNTIDKILDLQCIVTFTETGYSAKLAAAERPRVPIVALTPDQQVYHRLNLVWGVRPILFDYDESSLDDLMVKVENMLKIRNYATSGDQVLIMGGLPLRKASTTSFLDIHTIT; this is translated from the coding sequence ATGAAACCCTTAAATTTTCGGACTAAAATTGTTGCTACTATCGGTCCTGCGAGTAATACTCCCGAAGTATTACGTCAAATGCTCTTAGCCGGAGTCAATGTTGCGCGGTTGAATTTTTCCCACGGTAGCTACGAAGATCACGCTCAGATGGTTAAACTCTTACGTTCTTTGTCCGAAGAATTAGACTTACCCCTGACCATTTTACAAGACCTTCAAGGTCCAAAAATTCGGGTAGGCAAATTACCCCCAGACGGACTTAACCTCATCGAAGGACAATCTCTAACCTTAGTTCCTCTTGCTGCTTGGAAAAATCAAGCCAATACCGTTGGCATTGATTATCCCTACGTCGCTGAAGAAGCGCAACCCGGTACTCAAGTGCTGCTTGATGACGGTTTATTGGAGTTAACCGTTGAACAAGTCAAGGGAAATGAGGTCATCTGTCAAGTGGTTGAAGGAGGCATTCTCAAAAGCAATAAGGGGGTTAATTTGCCAACCCTTAATCTACGCTTGCCTTCCATGACCGAAAAAGATAAGAAAGATCTCGAATTTGGACTATCCCAAGGCGTTGACATCATTTCCCTAAGCTTTGTCCGCAAACCCGAAGATATTCAAGAACTCAAGGAATTTATTGCCCAAAGATCGGCAAAAGTTCCCGTTTTAGCGAAAATTGAAAAGCCCCAAGCCGTTGACAATATTGAAGCCATTATCGATGAATGCGATGCTATTATGGTTGCGCGGGGAGACTTAGGGGTAGAAATGCGCCCCGAAAAGGTTCCAGGTATCCAAAAACGCATCATTAAGCTGTGTAACCAAAAAGGCATCCCCGTTATTACCGCCACCCAGATGCTCGATAGCATGATTCGTAACCCCCGTCCCACCCGTGCTGAAGCCAGTGACGTAGCCAATGCTATCATTGATGGAACCGATGCGGTTATGTTATCAGGAGAATCAGCGATCGGAGATTATCCCGTGCAAGCGGTGCAAATGCTGGCTAATATTGCCAAAGATATTGAACCAGGACTGAATTTTGCCAATTATCCTCCTCGACGGCAGAATAAAGCCCACGCCATAGCCGAAGCTCTCAATACCATCGACAAGATTCTTGATTTACAATGTATTGTCACCTTTACGGAAACCGGGTATTCTGCTAAATTAGCTGCTGCTGAACGGCCACGGGTTCCCATAGTGGCTTTAACACCTGATCAGCAAGTTTATCATCGCCTTAATTTAGTTTGGGGAGTCCGACCCATTTTATTTGACTACGATGAGTCTTCCCTAGATGACTTGATGGTTAAAGTAGAAAATATGTTAAAAATCCGAAACTACGCGACATCAGGGGATCAAGTGTTGATTATGGGTGGTTTACCCCTCAGAAAAGCCAGTACCACGAGTTTTCTCGATATTCATACGATTACTTAA